The following coding sequences are from one Streptomyces sp. V3I7 window:
- a CDS encoding carbohydrate-binding protein, with translation MHGNDRTTRTGRTATRRRRPALRKAAALLGSALLAGATLTLTSPAAPAGAADSPSAAEDFQQVTLAKGEPETGEPMSLAVLPDRSVLHTSRDGELRLTDAGGNTRLAGKLDVYTHDEEGLQGVGVDPHFADNRFIYLYYAPPLDTPPGDAPETGTAADFAPFDGVNRLSRFVLKTDGTLDAASEKKILDVPTSRGICCHVGGDIDFDAAGNLYLSTGDDTNPFQSDGYAPIDERADRNPAFDAQRSAGNTNDLRGKLLRIKVNDDGSYGIPDGNLFAPGTDRTRPEIYAMGFRNPFRFSVDRKTGIVYVGDYGPDAGAADPARGPAGQVEFARVTGPGNFGWPYCTGANDAYVDYDFGTKASGDRFDCAAPKNTSPHNTGLTDLPPAQPAWIPYDGASVPEFGDGSESPMGGPVYHYDAALDSPVKFPQAYDGNFFAGEFGRRWIKRIASGGDGTVQSINAFPWTGTQVMDMAFGADGALYVLDYGTAWFGGDDNSALYRIENATDGHSPVAQAAADRTSGKAPYKVRFSSAGTSDQDGDALTYSWDFGDGTRSTEADPTHTYKKNGTYTATLTAKDTSGRTGGASVRIVVGNTAPKVTLELPQDGQLFSFGDAVPFKVKVTDPEDGTSVDCAKVKVTFVLGHDTHGHPITSASGCSGTIQTTADGGHDEDANIFGVFDAEYTDGGGGGQAPLTSHDQNITQPRHRQAEHFGESSGVSVITKAPAHGGKTVGDIDNGDWISFTPYALSDAKKISARVSSGGAGGTLEVRAGSATGTLLGKATVPVTGGWETFQDMSADLSRAPRGTTTLYLVFKGSTGSGALFDVDDFTFTTG, from the coding sequence GTGCACGGGAACGACCGCACCACCCGCACCGGCAGAACAGCGACCCGCAGACGACGCCCCGCCCTCCGCAAGGCGGCCGCCCTGCTCGGGAGCGCCCTGCTGGCAGGCGCCACCCTCACCCTGACGTCGCCCGCGGCCCCGGCCGGGGCGGCCGACTCGCCCTCCGCCGCCGAGGACTTCCAGCAGGTCACCCTCGCCAAGGGCGAGCCGGAGACCGGCGAGCCCATGTCGCTGGCCGTCCTCCCGGACCGCTCGGTCCTGCACACCTCCCGCGACGGCGAGCTGCGCCTCACCGACGCCGGGGGCAACACCAGGCTCGCCGGGAAGCTCGACGTCTACACGCACGACGAGGAAGGCCTCCAAGGCGTCGGTGTCGACCCGCACTTCGCCGACAACCGCTTCATCTACCTCTACTACGCACCCCCGTTGGACACCCCGCCCGGCGACGCCCCGGAGACCGGCACCGCCGCCGACTTCGCCCCCTTCGACGGCGTCAACCGCCTCTCCCGCTTCGTCCTGAAGACGGACGGCACCCTCGACGCCGCCAGCGAGAAGAAGATCCTCGACGTCCCCACCTCCCGCGGCATCTGCTGCCACGTCGGCGGCGACATCGACTTCGACGCGGCCGGGAACCTCTACCTGTCCACCGGCGACGACACCAACCCCTTCCAGTCGGACGGCTACGCCCCCATCGACGAGCGCGCCGACCGCAACCCCGCCTTCGACGCCCAGCGTTCGGCCGGCAACACCAACGACCTGCGCGGCAAGCTCCTGCGCATCAAGGTGAACGACGACGGCTCGTACGGCATCCCCGACGGCAACCTCTTCGCGCCCGGCACGGACAGGACGCGGCCCGAGATCTACGCGATGGGCTTCCGCAACCCTTTCCGTTTCAGCGTCGACCGCAAGACCGGCATCGTCTACGTCGGTGACTACGGCCCCGACGCGGGCGCCGCCGACCCGGCGCGCGGTCCGGCGGGCCAGGTCGAGTTCGCCCGCGTCACCGGACCCGGCAACTTCGGCTGGCCGTACTGCACCGGCGCCAACGACGCCTACGTCGACTACGACTTCGGCACCAAGGCCTCGGGCGACCGCTTCGACTGCGCCGCGCCGAAGAACACCTCGCCCCACAACACCGGGCTGACCGACCTGCCCCCGGCCCAGCCCGCCTGGATCCCCTACGACGGTGCGTCCGTACCCGAGTTCGGCGACGGTTCCGAGTCCCCGATGGGCGGCCCGGTCTACCACTACGACGCTGCCCTCGACTCGCCGGTCAAGTTCCCGCAGGCGTACGACGGCAACTTCTTCGCCGGGGAGTTCGGACGGCGCTGGATCAAGCGGATCGCCAGCGGCGGCGACGGCACCGTGCAGTCCATCAACGCCTTTCCGTGGACCGGCACCCAGGTGATGGACATGGCCTTCGGAGCCGACGGCGCGCTGTACGTCCTCGACTACGGCACCGCATGGTTCGGCGGCGACGACAACTCCGCGCTGTACCGCATCGAGAACGCCACCGACGGCCACTCCCCGGTCGCGCAGGCCGCCGCCGACCGCACCTCCGGCAAGGCCCCGTACAAGGTCCGCTTCTCCTCCGCCGGCACGAGCGACCAGGACGGCGACGCCCTCACCTACAGCTGGGACTTCGGCGACGGCACGCGCTCGACGGAGGCCGACCCGACGCACACGTACAAGAAGAACGGCACCTACACGGCGACGCTCACCGCCAAGGACACCTCGGGGCGCACGGGCGGCGCGAGCGTGCGGATCGTCGTGGGCAACACGGCACCCAAGGTCACCCTCGAACTCCCGCAGGACGGGCAGCTGTTCTCCTTCGGTGACGCCGTTCCCTTCAAGGTGAAGGTCACCGACCCGGAGGACGGCACGAGCGTCGACTGCGCCAAGGTCAAGGTCACCTTCGTCCTCGGCCACGACACCCACGGCCACCCGATCACCTCCGCGAGCGGCTGCTCCGGCACCATCCAGACCACCGCCGACGGCGGCCACGACGAGGACGCCAACATCTTCGGAGTCTTCGACGCCGAGTACACCGACGGCGGAGGCGGCGGCCAGGCCCCGCTCACCTCGCACGACCAGAACATCACCCAGCCCCGGCACCGCCAGGCCGAGCACTTCGGCGAGTCCTCCGGCGTCTCGGTCATCACCAAGGCGCCCGCGCACGGCGGCAAGACGGTCGGCGACATCGACAACGGCGACTGGATCTCCTTCACGCCGTACGCGCTGAGCGACGCCAAGAAGATCAGCGCACGCGTCTCCTCCGGCGGCGCGGGCGGAACCCTGGAGGTCCGCGCGGGCTCGGCGACGGGCACCCTGCTCGGCAAGGCGACCGTGCCGGTGACCGGCGGCTGGGAGACCTTCCAGGACATGAGCGCCGACCTGTCCCGCGCCCCGCGCGGCACCACCACGCTCTACCTCGTCTTCAAGGGAAGCACCGGATCCGGCGCCCTGTTCGACGTCGACGACTTCACCTTCACGACGGGCTGA
- a CDS encoding ThuA domain-containing protein has translation MCSTGYKASAVGVAALLLGAVVAGPAPAAPHPADAQQVLVFSKTAGFRHDSIPDGIAAVRQLGETAGFQVDATEDADAFTTANLRRYAAVVFLSTTGDVLDAAQQQAFEGYIRHGGAYVGVHAAADTEYDWPFYGGLAGAYFQSHPAIQPATVKVEDRAHPATSGLGSTWDRTDEWYDYRSNPRERAHVLASLDETSYTGGTMNGDHPIAWCQDYQGGRAFYTGAGHTKESYAEPAFRQHLLGGIRWAIGGAQADCRPETGYTPLFDGTAASLSGWKQAAPGSFTLDDDGTLTSSGGMGLLWYADRSYGAYSLKLDWKMASAGGDDNSGVFVGFPPSDDPWSAVNNGYEVQIDATDVPEKTTGSVYGFQSADLAKRDRALNPPGQWNTYEIRVQGERLRVWLNGVKINDFTNTDPARSLRDGHVGIQNHGADDHVSFRDIRIKELPVPGK, from the coding sequence ATGTGTTCAACCGGCTATAAAGCCAGTGCGGTTGGGGTCGCGGCCCTGCTCCTCGGTGCCGTCGTCGCGGGCCCCGCGCCCGCGGCACCGCACCCGGCCGACGCCCAACAGGTGCTCGTCTTCTCCAAGACGGCGGGATTCCGGCACGACTCGATCCCCGACGGCATCGCCGCCGTACGCCAACTCGGCGAGACCGCCGGCTTCCAGGTCGACGCGACAGAGGACGCGGACGCCTTCACGACGGCCAACCTCCGCCGCTACGCCGCCGTCGTCTTCCTGTCGACCACGGGCGACGTGCTCGACGCCGCCCAGCAGCAGGCCTTCGAGGGCTACATCCGCCACGGCGGCGCCTACGTCGGCGTCCACGCCGCCGCCGACACCGAGTACGACTGGCCGTTCTACGGCGGCCTCGCCGGCGCGTACTTCCAGTCCCACCCGGCGATCCAGCCCGCGACGGTCAAGGTCGAGGACCGCGCCCACCCGGCCACCTCCGGCCTCGGCTCCACCTGGGACCGCACCGACGAGTGGTACGACTACCGCTCGAATCCACGTGAGCGGGCCCACGTCCTCGCCTCGCTCGACGAGACGTCGTACACCGGCGGCACCATGAACGGCGACCATCCGATCGCCTGGTGCCAGGACTACCAGGGCGGCCGCGCCTTCTACACCGGCGCCGGCCACACCAAGGAGTCCTACGCCGAACCGGCCTTCCGGCAGCACCTGCTCGGCGGCATCCGGTGGGCCATCGGCGGCGCTCAGGCGGACTGCCGCCCGGAGACCGGCTACACGCCGCTCTTCGACGGCACGGCCGCCTCGCTCTCGGGCTGGAAACAAGCTGCCCCGGGCTCCTTCACCCTGGACGACGACGGCACCCTCACGTCGTCGGGCGGGATGGGGCTCCTCTGGTACGCCGACCGGAGCTACGGCGCGTACTCCCTGAAGCTCGACTGGAAGATGGCCAGTGCCGGCGGTGACGACAACTCGGGCGTGTTCGTGGGCTTCCCGCCCTCGGACGACCCGTGGTCGGCCGTGAACAACGGCTACGAGGTCCAGATCGACGCCACCGACGTGCCCGAGAAGACCACGGGCTCCGTCTACGGCTTCCAGTCCGCCGACCTGGCCAAGCGCGACCGCGCGCTGAACCCGCCGGGTCAGTGGAACACCTATGAGATCCGCGTCCAGGGCGAGCGCCTGCGCGTCTGGCTCAACGGCGTGAAGATCAACGATTTCACCAACACCGATCCGGCCCGGAGCCTGCGTGACGGGCATGTCGGCATCCAGAACCACGGAGCCGACGACCACGTGTCCTTCCGCGACATCCGGATCAAGGAGCTGCCCGTGCCGGGCAAGTGA
- a CDS encoding inositol-3-phosphate synthase — MSVSSSSSSSSSRTSVGVWLIGARGSVATTVVAGSAAVAAGLRPPTGMVTETPPFARCALPPLTSLVFGGHDTIDCPLPKRAEALAAGGVLPHGLPAAVATELAAADAEIRPGGPVPGDTRAPEQLITSFAADIRDFVRRNRLTRAVVVNVASTEPAPTGDALPPSSLYAAAALRAGCPYVNFTPSTGLHHPALAAEAATADVPFAGRDGKTGQTLLRAVLGPMFAQRALTVRAWSGANLLGGGDGASLADPGAAAAKNAGKERVLADTLGTTPEGQVHIDDVPALGDWKTAWDHIAFDGFLGTRMVVQTVWQGCDSALAAPLVLDLARLTLRAHETGLTGPLTDLGFYFKDPLGNGPSALGEQYAALVGFGERLGLADPGSGSGAAGLGPGARLGLRSESGLGEEGVQG; from the coding sequence ATGTCCGTGTCGTCGTCCTCTTCGTCGTCCTCTTCCCGAACCAGCGTGGGGGTGTGGCTGATCGGTGCCCGCGGCTCCGTCGCCACCACCGTCGTGGCGGGCTCCGCCGCCGTGGCCGCCGGCCTGCGACCACCCACCGGCATGGTCACCGAGACACCCCCGTTCGCCCGGTGCGCCCTCCCGCCCCTCACCTCCCTGGTCTTCGGCGGCCACGACACCATCGACTGCCCCCTGCCCAAACGCGCCGAGGCCCTCGCCGCGGGCGGCGTACTGCCCCACGGCCTCCCCGCGGCCGTGGCCACCGAACTCGCCGCGGCGGACGCCGAGATCCGTCCGGGCGGACCGGTGCCGGGAGACACCCGCGCCCCTGAGCAACTCATCACCTCCTTCGCCGCCGACATCCGCGACTTCGTACGGCGCAACCGGCTGACCCGCGCGGTGGTGGTCAACGTGGCCTCCACCGAGCCCGCCCCAACCGGCGACGCCCTCCCGCCCAGCTCGCTCTACGCGGCCGCCGCCCTGCGCGCGGGCTGCCCGTACGTGAACTTCACCCCGTCGACCGGCCTGCACCACCCTGCTCTCGCCGCAGAGGCCGCGACCGCCGACGTGCCTTTCGCGGGCCGCGACGGCAAGACCGGCCAGACCCTGCTCCGCGCCGTCCTCGGCCCGATGTTCGCCCAGCGCGCGCTCACCGTACGGGCCTGGTCCGGCGCCAACCTCCTGGGCGGCGGCGACGGCGCCAGCCTCGCCGACCCGGGCGCCGCCGCCGCCAAGAACGCCGGCAAGGAACGGGTCCTCGCCGACACCCTCGGCACCACCCCCGAAGGCCAGGTGCACATCGACGACGTCCCCGCCCTCGGCGACTGGAAGACCGCCTGGGACCACATCGCCTTCGACGGTTTCCTCGGCACGCGCATGGTCGTCCAGACCGTCTGGCAGGGCTGCGACTCCGCCCTCGCCGCACCCCTGGTCCTGGACCTCGCCCGTCTCACTCTCCGCGCCCACGAGACCGGCCTCACCGGCCCCTTGACCGACCTCGGCTTCTACTTCAAGGACCCCCTCGGCAACGGCCCCTCGGCCCTGGGAGAGCAGTACGCGGCGCTGGTGGGATTCGGGGAGCGGTTGGGGTTGGCGGATCCGGGGTCTGGGTCGGGGGCGGCCGGGCTGGGGCCGGGGGCCCGGTTGGGGTTGCGGTCGGAGTCAGGGTTGGGGGAGGAGGGGGTTCAGGGATGA
- a CDS encoding SCO3242 family prenyltransferase produces the protein MKPWGGAVRGRGSGRGRSASRGGGACRGSGASGDGGAGRGSGASGDGGAGRDGGAGRGSGASGDGGAGRGSGASWDGGGLRAWAELLRLPALFTVPGDALAGAAAVADRPNSRTLLAIGSSLCLYEAGMALNDWADQDEDAVERPHRPLPSGRVHPAAALTAACVLTTAGLALAARAGRAALTVATPLAATVWAYDLALKRTPAGPAAMATARGLDLLLGAAATRPSTPPFRSALPSAALLSTHTLAVTVVSRRETTGGSSLAPLTALAATGALTFFLSHNRTGSTAGPLQGTLRTSLTTAYATAAARPYFHAALNPSPPLTQRAVGGGIRATVPLQAALSARAGAPLSALLTAALAPIARRFARKVSVT, from the coding sequence ATGAAGCCCTGGGGTGGCGCAGTTCGGGGAAGAGGCTCGGGTCGGGGCAGGAGCGCGAGCAGAGGCGGTGGTGCGTGTCGAGGGAGCGGCGCGAGCGGGGATGGTGGTGCGGGTCGGGGGAGCGGCGCGAGCGGGGACGGTGGTGCGGGTCGGGATGGTGGTGCGGGTCGGGGCAGCGGCGCGAGCGGGGACGGTGGTGCGGGTCGGGGCAGCGGCGCGAGCTGGGACGGCGGTGGGCTGCGTGCCTGGGCCGAACTGCTGCGGCTGCCCGCCCTGTTCACCGTCCCCGGTGACGCCCTCGCCGGTGCGGCCGCTGTCGCGGACCGCCCGAACTCCCGCACCCTGCTCGCCATCGGTTCCTCCCTCTGCCTGTACGAGGCGGGCATGGCCCTCAACGACTGGGCCGACCAGGACGAGGACGCCGTCGAACGCCCGCACCGTCCCCTCCCCTCCGGCCGCGTCCACCCCGCCGCCGCCCTCACTGCCGCCTGCGTCCTGACCACGGCGGGCCTGGCCCTGGCCGCCCGCGCGGGCCGTGCCGCCCTGACCGTCGCGACCCCGCTGGCCGCGACCGTGTGGGCCTACGACCTGGCCCTGAAACGCACCCCGGCCGGCCCGGCAGCCATGGCGACGGCCCGAGGCCTCGACCTGCTCCTCGGCGCGGCGGCCACCCGGCCCTCCACTCCCCCCTTCCGCTCCGCCCTGCCCTCGGCCGCCCTCCTGAGCACCCACACCCTGGCGGTCACCGTCGTGTCCCGCCGCGAGACGACCGGTGGTTCCTCGCTGGCTCCCCTGACCGCCCTGGCCGCGACCGGCGCGCTCACGTTCTTCCTCTCTCACAACCGCACCGGGTCAACCGCCGGGCCCCTGCAAGGGACCTTGCGCACCTCCCTCACCACTGCCTACGCCACGGCCGCCGCCCGCCCCTACTTCCACGCCGCCCTCAACCCCTCACCCCCACTCACCCAACGAGCCGTCGGCGGCGGCATCCGCGCCACGGTCCCGCTCCAGGCCGCCCTCTCCGCCCGGGCCGGCGCCCCGCTCTCGGCCCTGCTCACCGCCGCCCTGGCCCCGATCGCGCGCAGGTTCGCAAGGAAGGTGAGCGTCACATGA
- a CDS encoding sugar phosphate isomerase/epimerase produces the protein MSKQPPAVHNGPVPAGASNGTPLRFGYGTNGLTDLRLDDALALLADLGYDGVGLTLDHMHLDPLAPDLAARTRRVAKRLAELGLAVTVETGARYVLDPRRKHGPSLLDPDPQARARRADLLVRAVQVAADLGAHAVHCFSGITPPDTDEATAWRRLAETLTPVLDTAAAAGIPLAVEPEPGHLLATLADFHHLRHTLGDPEPLGLTLDIGHCQCLEPLPPLDCIRAAAPWLRHVQIEDMRRSVHEHLPFGEGEIDFPPVLAALAATGYQGLTVVELPRHSHAGPHHAARSLPFLRDSAPPSTPQAPEARPLGDTSATSEGRTA, from the coding sequence ATGAGTAAGCAGCCCCCTGCCGTCCACAACGGCCCCGTCCCCGCCGGAGCTTCGAACGGCACGCCGCTCCGCTTCGGCTATGGCACCAACGGCCTCACCGACCTGCGCCTCGACGACGCCCTCGCCCTCCTCGCCGACCTCGGCTACGACGGCGTCGGGCTGACCCTCGACCACATGCACCTCGACCCGCTCGCCCCCGACCTGGCCGCCCGCACCCGCCGCGTGGCGAAGCGGCTGGCCGAACTCGGACTGGCGGTCACCGTCGAGACAGGCGCCCGCTATGTGCTCGACCCCCGGCGCAAACACGGCCCCTCTCTGCTCGACCCCGACCCGCAGGCTCGCGCCCGCCGGGCGGACCTGCTCGTCCGCGCCGTCCAGGTCGCCGCCGACCTCGGAGCCCACGCCGTCCACTGCTTCAGCGGCATCACCCCGCCCGACACCGACGAGGCCACCGCCTGGCGGCGACTGGCCGAGACACTCACCCCGGTCCTGGACACCGCCGCTGCCGCCGGCATCCCCCTGGCCGTCGAACCCGAACCCGGTCATCTCCTCGCCACCCTCGCCGACTTCCACCACCTCAGGCACACCCTCGGCGACCCCGAACCCCTCGGGCTCACCCTCGACATCGGCCACTGCCAGTGCCTCGAACCCCTCCCTCCCCTCGACTGCATACGCGCCGCCGCGCCTTGGCTGCGGCACGTCCAGATCGAGGACATGCGCCGCAGTGTGCACGAACACCTCCCCTTCGGCGAGGGCGAGATCGACTTCCCACCCGTCCTGGCGGCCCTCGCCGCCACCGGCTACCAGGGCCTGACCGTCGTCGAACTGCCCCGCCACTCCCACGCCGGCCCCCACCACGCGGCCCGCTCGCTCCCCTTCCTGCGCGACTCGGCACCTCCGTCGACGCCTCAGGCGCCCGAAGCGCGCCCCCTCGGCGACACCTCCGCCACCTCTGAAGGGAGAACGGCATGA
- a CDS encoding EboA domain-containing protein yields MTNRHTPPNTAVTAVADAGAPASPDDLLARLHAHLLEDARAWLDRALAEAAAPTTGSTPVWETRLAEAGRRCGRGLADAARVFILHAAAADADVLTRVYRQGTADERRAVLHALPHLVPGPDALPLVEDALRTNDTRLLAAAVGPYAARHLEPHAWRHAVLKCLFTGVPVDEVADLAGRAHGDVELARMLDDYAAERTAADRPVPPDLYRVLALTASSAPPEAGDDPHGKKSEES; encoded by the coding sequence ATGACCAACCGGCACACCCCGCCGAACACCGCGGTGACCGCCGTCGCGGACGCCGGCGCCCCGGCCTCGCCGGACGACCTCCTCGCCCGCCTGCACGCACACCTCCTCGAGGACGCCCGCGCCTGGCTGGACCGGGCCCTGGCGGAGGCGGCGGCCCCGACCACCGGATCAACTCCCGTCTGGGAGACGCGCCTCGCGGAGGCCGGCCGCCGCTGCGGCCGAGGACTCGCCGACGCCGCCCGCGTCTTCATCCTCCACGCGGCCGCAGCCGACGCCGACGTCCTCACCCGTGTCTACCGCCAGGGCACCGCCGACGAGCGCCGCGCCGTCCTGCACGCCCTGCCCCACCTCGTCCCGGGCCCCGATGCCCTCCCGCTCGTCGAGGACGCGCTCCGCACCAACGACACCCGCCTCCTGGCCGCCGCCGTCGGCCCGTACGCCGCCCGGCACCTGGAGCCCCACGCCTGGCGGCACGCCGTCCTCAAGTGCCTGTTCACCGGCGTACCCGTCGATGAGGTGGCGGACCTCGCCGGGCGGGCCCACGGCGACGTCGAGCTCGCCCGCATGCTCGACGACTACGCCGCCGAACGGACCGCCGCTGACCGTCCCGTGCCCCCGGACCTGTACCGCGTTCTGGCCCTGACCGCGTCCTCGGCCCCACCGGAGGCCGGGGACGACCCCCACGGCAAGAAGTCCGAGGAGTCCTGA
- a CDS encoding TatD family hydrolase, whose amino-acid sequence MRIFDPHIHMTSRTTDDYEAMYAAGVRAVVEPSFWLGQPRTSAASFLDYFDSLLGWEPFRAAQYGIAHHCTLALNPKEAGDPRCVPVLDELPRYLVKDQVVAVGEIGYDSITLAEDTALTAQLQLAADHGLPALVHTPHRDKLTGLRRTLDVVKESALPPDRVLVDHLNEVTVKAAKDGGCWLGFSVYPDTKMDERRMVAILREYGPDRVLVNSAADWGRSDPLKTRKVADLMLAEGFTEDDVDLVLWRNPVAFYGLSGRLNLDVAPTDVTFEGNSILRGTPQHPVASAREA is encoded by the coding sequence ATGCGCATCTTCGACCCCCATATCCATATGACGTCCCGGACCACCGACGACTACGAGGCCATGTACGCGGCGGGCGTCCGCGCCGTCGTCGAGCCCTCGTTCTGGCTGGGCCAGCCCCGTACCTCGGCCGCCTCCTTCCTCGACTACTTCGACTCCCTGCTGGGCTGGGAGCCGTTCCGCGCCGCCCAGTACGGCATCGCCCACCACTGCACGCTCGCCCTCAACCCCAAGGAGGCCGGCGACCCCCGCTGCGTGCCCGTCCTCGACGAACTGCCCCGGTATCTCGTCAAGGACCAGGTCGTGGCCGTCGGCGAGATCGGCTACGACTCCATCACCCTGGCCGAGGACACCGCCCTCACCGCCCAGCTCCAGCTCGCCGCCGACCACGGGCTGCCCGCCCTGGTGCACACCCCCCACCGCGACAAGCTCACCGGCCTGCGACGCACCCTCGACGTAGTGAAGGAATCCGCGCTGCCGCCGGACCGCGTCCTCGTCGACCATCTCAACGAGGTCACCGTCAAGGCGGCCAAGGACGGCGGCTGCTGGCTCGGCTTCTCCGTCTATCCCGACACCAAGATGGACGAGCGGCGGATGGTCGCGATCCTGCGCGAGTACGGCCCCGACCGCGTTCTGGTCAACTCCGCCGCCGACTGGGGCAGAAGCGACCCGCTCAAGACCCGCAAGGTCGCCGACCTCATGCTCGCCGAGGGGTTCACCGAGGACGACGTCGACCTGGTGCTGTGGCGCAACCCCGTCGCCTTCTACGGGCTCAGCGGCCGCCTGAACCTCGACGTCGCGCCGACCGACGTCACCTTCGAGGGCAACAGCATCCTGCGCGGCACCCCGCAGCACCCCGTCGCCTCCGCCCGGGAGGCCTGA
- the eboE gene encoding metabolite traffic protein EboE: MRFRHPDGSIVHLAYCTNVHPAETLDGVVAQLRDHCEPVRRRLGRDRLGIGLWLARHAARALDTDPAALRSLRCELDRRGLEVVTLNGFPYEGFGSDEVKYRVYRPDWADPERLDHTTALARVLAGLLPDDTTDGSISTLPITWRTPLPPATTATPPRPTPTAADPTPEARHVAQRVDLARTALRTLADRLDALEELTGRSIRVGLEPEPGCVVETTRDAIAPLTAIGHERIGICVDTCHLATSFEDPRTALDALTRARVPIVKSQLSAALHAEHPHLPEVREALAAFAEPRFLHQTRAVTDTGTHGTDDLDEALRGDVLPDTTPWRSHFHVPLHADPTAPLTSTLPVLRAALARLVGGPHPLTHHLEVETYTWQALPPELRPRARAQLADGIAAELTLARDLLTDLGLKELP, translated from the coding sequence GTGCGCTTCCGCCACCCCGACGGCTCGATCGTCCACCTCGCCTACTGCACCAACGTCCACCCCGCCGAGACCCTCGACGGCGTCGTCGCCCAACTCCGCGACCACTGCGAACCCGTCCGCCGACGGCTCGGCCGCGACCGGCTCGGCATCGGGCTGTGGCTCGCCCGGCACGCGGCCCGCGCCCTGGACACCGACCCCGCCGCCCTCCGTTCCCTGCGCTGCGAACTGGACCGACGCGGCCTCGAAGTCGTCACCCTCAACGGCTTCCCGTACGAGGGCTTCGGCTCCGACGAGGTCAAGTACCGCGTCTACCGGCCGGACTGGGCCGACCCCGAGCGCCTCGACCACACCACCGCCCTCGCCCGCGTCCTCGCCGGCCTCCTCCCGGACGACACCACCGACGGCAGCATCTCCACCCTGCCGATCACGTGGCGCACCCCGCTGCCCCCGGCCACCACCGCCACGCCCCCGCGGCCGACCCCGACGGCGGCCGACCCGACCCCGGAAGCGCGCCACGTCGCCCAGCGCGTCGACCTCGCCCGTACCGCCCTGCGCACCCTCGCCGACCGCCTCGACGCCCTGGAGGAGCTGACCGGACGCTCCATCCGTGTCGGCCTGGAGCCCGAGCCCGGCTGCGTCGTGGAGACCACCCGTGACGCGATCGCCCCGCTGACCGCGATCGGCCACGAACGCATCGGCATCTGTGTCGACACCTGTCATCTCGCCACCTCCTTCGAAGATCCGCGCACCGCCCTGGACGCGCTCACCCGAGCCCGCGTCCCGATCGTCAAGTCCCAGCTCTCAGCCGCCCTGCACGCGGAACACCCCCACCTCCCCGAAGTCCGCGAGGCCCTGGCCGCCTTCGCCGAACCCCGCTTCCTGCATCAGACCCGCGCCGTCACCGACACCGGCACGCACGGCACCGACGACCTCGACGAGGCGCTCCGGGGTGATGTCCTGCCCGACACCACTCCCTGGCGGTCCCACTTCCACGTCCCGCTGCACGCGGACCCCACCGCGCCCCTCACCTCCACACTCCCGGTCCTCCGCGCCGCCCTGGCCCGCCTCGTCGGCGGACCCCACCCGTTGACCCACCACCTCGAGGTCGAGACCTACACCTGGCAGGCCCTCCCGCCCGAGCTGCGACCTCGCGCCCGCGCCCAGCTCGCCGACGGCATCGCCGCCGAACTCACCCTGGCCCGCGACCTGCTGACCGACCTCGGACTGAAGGAGCTCCCGTGA